The DNA window CCCCCTACCCTTCAACCTCCCGCCCCTCCCTATTAGCGTTATCGGTGAGATCTGCGTCCGCCTGTGTCTGCCAGCGCCGCTAGACGGCGGAGGAAGCAGGATGCGAGAGGATCAACCGTAATCTCGCCGCACGCTTTGTTCCGCACAATCACTGTATTCTCTACTCGCTGGACATTTTACATGTGCCAACAATCACACCGCGACCGGGCCACTTAGGTGATGGGCTTCAcaaggggagggggcgggggtcaAGCCAAGTGTAGAAGAACAACAAGGTTCTCGCTCAGAATCTGTGTCGGGATGCTTTTCTCAACTTCCAGAAACGGTATTTGGGGGTTCACGCAAGACCTGTCTTCCATGTTtacaaaatgaatcatttataGTGGAGTGGTTGAAGTGAAGCTGCCAGGAGATTATTTCCCGCTCGTCGCTCCATTCACAATGTGTGGCTCATTATCAGCTCAAACCCGAAGGAGCGGAGTTTGCCGTGCTTGTTTTAACAAGTCCCACTGCTCCATCTCCACCTCAGGGGAGATTTGAGCAAAAATACTTAGTGCCAGCTCAGTCTTCTCGGAGGCGGCTCTCACTTCTCACTGTTCCACTGGGAATGGTTGTTTTAGCTTCGCCGCTACTCCGCCAGTCTAGGTGCCTGCGGTGTGTGTCGCCGGGCGGCGATCGTGtcacgtccccccccccccatgcggAACGCGGGACCCGGATGTCTCTGGTaaaacaatattatttttattgtaacaGAAACAAGGCTGAGCTAATAATTCATGCTGCAAACCTCAGAGACCGCAACTTTGTCTGTAATTTGCAGGGAGCGCTCATAGCAACCATACAGAGTACGTGCAACGGAAAACAGTAGCGGCCCCCATCGGTATACAAAACGAGGGGTTTTCCTCCGACTTTCCCGAcgtccccctttttttttgactggGGCCTCTCAGACACGATGTCAGCGTTGGCACGGCCACATCAGCACTGTTTATTCTAATGCAAAAAGTGGAAACTAAATTCactgatgtcttttttttaaaaggctttcaaaatatattgaCTGTTGCTTTAGGTGGGAAGTTCATCCAGTGTGGTTCCAggctactttttattttttttttagaagcaCAGTGGCCCCTATCCTTAAATTTTAGGGGGTGCAATACTTTTGAAACTGACGTATGACCTTTTGTAGCACATGTTCAACATCATGCTTCATGTTTAGTCCGCTCAGGTGTAGAGACTCTGGGCCACCAGCAGGTGACACTTTTCCCTCTGTTCACTGCAAGAGTCATTTGTTTGCTCTGCATGTGCTTTCTAAGCTGCACAAACTccctgtgtgagtgtgtgtctgtgtgtgtttgtgtgtgtgttcaggtcGTGAGTGCATGTCCGGGATGGCCTTTAAAAAGCTTTCCCCTTCACGGCTCCATCAACATCAGGGAGGCCATTCAGCAGCACCGTTGGGctctaagtgtgtgtgtgtgtgtgtgtgtgtatgtgtgttgtgtgtgtttgaacaaCAATTCAGTCTAACCCAATCTCCCCTGGGACATTTTCATCGTGTCTTCGGCTAGCCCTTGTATCCGCTAGCTACTAGCATCCCAGAAGCTAACAGGGAAAGAGCAAATTCAGTGTAGTTAACTGGAAACCACATTTCAGTGGAAGATAACGGCAAAATTAGCATAAATATAGAGGAAAAGAGCCAACAGCTACAATTAGCGTGACATGTAGCATAACATCGTGTCGCGTGACTGATGGCTTCTATTACGAGTCGAATGTTTTTATATgatacagaaaacaaaaaaatgggtgTGGTTTGCTTGATATATTTGAAAGGAAAACATAATCTTGACTATGGACTTCAATACATACATATTAAGGAAGTTGAATCGGTGCTTCTACAATTCTTTAGTGACACGAGTATCTGTACTTgtacttttgccacctctgcTAGATTTAGCTGGCAAAACAACAGCGTGGAGTTCATGCTTGCTCTCTGTGCCTTTCTTTGCCCCGCAGGCGGCGAGGACAGCGGGGCCGACTGAGGTCAGCCAACCCCGCTGCTTCCACCCGCCGGTACAAGCGTCGACGCTCGTAAATCTTCCCGTGCCGCGTCATGAGAAATTTGTCCTAGCGGCGCGCCTGACTCCCGCTCTAAAAAAGTCAGACTGGAGCTCCAGTGGCGAGCCGCGACATCTTTTTGCGTCCCCCTTCCCCCGTCGCTGACGTCACAGGCATGGCCGCATAAGCAGGCAGGTGTCCAACGTGCTGTTGTCAGCACATATGGAGGCTTCCGTCGGAGTCGCTTATATTTGGATGTGACTTTTAAACTGGCATCCTGATGAATGACTACAAGGGGTGAAATTTGTCTGGTGAATCTCCAGCAGACGTTTAGCTGAGGAATTTTGGAATTACTCCAAGGCATGAATAGAAACAATTTGTCCTAAGGAGAAAAGCTTGCAAAATATAGCAACAGATAGCTTTCTGTCCCGACATGAATCActtattttgtaaacacaaaaCGATACAAACACATTACAGCACACAAGAGTAAcgaatgtcaacaaaaaactCTTCTTCTTTCAAATTGACACCATCTCAAACTAAATAGTCGGacgccatctagtggccgACAGCATAATCACACCCAAAATAGATGACAGTTCAACCAAAATAGAGCTAGCAAccgtacaaaaataaatttgttaaatAGCAGGGCCCAGAAGCCGAGCCTCTCAATGGTGCAAGGTTTACACAATTCCCATGAACTTCCAACCCCACTGCGACCACCTGAACCTGCTCAGATTGGTTCCCCATCTGATCCattctcacccccaccccccagaCACTTGCCTCTAAACTCCATTAGACATCTGTTTTAATATTCCGCCATTCTTCTCTCCTGCTTGTTTCCAAGTTTTCTGAGGTTTTTCTGGTCACTCCAATTTTCCACTGGCAGCAAGCGAGGCAATCCCAGGGTGGTTCCTTCTGGAGGGCTTTCAGGAGACTGGGGCcggccgaccgaccgaccggccGGCCTCTCCAGAGTTCTACGGGTGCCTTTTTCTCCGCAGTGGCTTCCTCGCCAAAAGAAGGCCCTTCCTCCGCTAAGGGCACGGCGAGTACACTTGAAGACGCACTGCTGTTACAAAACAGTGTTGTGGTTGGATTTTTCACCACCCCACCCTTGTGTTTGGCGGCAAACGCAGCGAAATTCTGAACTCGGGATTGAGGTCTTCCATAACTCTGCATCGATTTGGGAGGAACAACTCCGATGCGATTGACGAGGCGGCGCGCTGGGAATGATGGAggacaaaatgtcaatttttttacGCTTTTTATTCAGGAAGTGtccttttaaaatataaatgagcACACATGGCTTTGCACAACTGATCAACCTTGGCGGAGGTCTGCGCCCCAGGGCACTCTTTAGATGAGTCATCACGGCTTGAGTCATCACTGCTCCCCCCCTCGCCGCCCCACATGGTTCTTTTTGAACTATAATCTACgaaggaacaaaaaaacatgttttttttctttaatgtacAAGAGcataaaatatgcaaattcTCCTTTCAtagttaaatgttttttttctatagtGAACAtcataatatatttttctgttaCGGTGCACCTGTCTGCGCACCTGAATGAGGAAGTGGTCTTCATAACAGTTCTCGGTATTAGAGTCCTATATCGTCTTACGCggtgctaaaaaaaatgtcaacatataTTTTGAGTTATTCTGAGTGGGATGATGTGCATCACCACCACAGACTGGTGTAGCGGCGAGAGGTTGTGCGTCAGTCCCCAAGCTAGCAAACCCGCGGTTGCGCTATTAGTCCTGCAGGATAGGAAACTACAGggtagcttttttttgtctttgcaaaaatatctttggagtgtttaaaaaaatgtcaacaagagGTGAATGACGAGGAAGAAATGACATGTCAACAGCTGCACACTAAGCGGTTTGTGTTACCATGGAAACCTACGTGACTTGATGGGCTTCTATGAGCAAATGGCTTCTAATCCAGGAGAGCCAAATATTTGCAAGTGAGTGGAGAACACGACAAATAGCAAAAGATGCTTTCTGGTCCTTGTTATTTTTGCTGCTCTGAGCCGTCCGGGTGATTGACGGGAGGCCGTCATAGCCCTCCGTCTGTTTTTGACTTGAAGAGGCCTTTTTGGACAAGAGGCCTTTATGGCCATTAGGGGAATAGCCGAGGACAGCTCAGCCTTTGTGTTCATTACTGCACCTTGTCCTGTCTTGTGTTcatctctccctctctctccctaTCTGAgagtcattttaaaaacaaacctgtaaaaaaagaaaaaaaaaagattcaaactAACACACTGGCAGTCCACTCAAACACGGTGGTCGTTTGCAGTTCGGGTTGCTGCACACAAGGTGCTACCGTTGAGGAATTCAGCACTTTGGACAGCACCTAGACCGGCTCTCACCACACAAAAATTCCAACACTGCACTCCCAAAAGCACGGCCCGCAATGCTTTGTGGTCAGAAATGAGACGGCGTTCCTGCAAAGGTGCAGCAGGCAACAGGGAAAGGAAAATAATCTCTTATCAAGGTGTCAACTTATTTCCAAATATTGGATCGCTTGACGGATCGGGTTTAGCGTGGAGAATTGTCAAGTGGCAACCCGGGCTTCCCAAACAAACCATCTCTTCTTTCCCCTCTCGCAGGCAGCCGGGAGGCGGCGTTCACCTACGCCATCACGGCAGCGGGCGTGGCCCACGCCATCACGGCGGCGTGCAGCCAAGGTAACCTGAGCCAGTGCGGCTGCGACCGGGAGAAGCAGGGCTACTACAATCAGGAGGAAGGCTGGAAGTGGGGCGGCTGCTCAGCCGACATCAAATACGGCATCGAGTTCTCCCGCCGGTTCGTCGACGCCCGGGAGATTAAGAAGACGCCGCGGCGCCTGATGAACCTGCACAACAATGAGGCGGGGAGGAAGGTACATAGATGTTCTCCCGATGCAGAAGCTAAACATGTCCTCGCGCTTGCGTGTGTTTCCACGTGATGAAGTTTCTGACAAATGGATAgacgtggatttttttttcaaagtggtCAATTTTCTTGCATTGGGCAGGTTCTGGAAGAAAGAATGAAGCTGGAGTGCAAGTGCCACGGCGTGTCGGGCTCCTGCACCACCAAGACGTGTTGGACGACGCTCCCCAAGTTCCGTGAGATCGGCTACGTGCTCAAGGACAAGTACAACGAAGCCGTGCACGTGGAGGTGATGCGGGCCAACCGGCTGCGGCAGCCCAGCCACCTGAAGGTGAAGCAGACTCAGGGCTACCGCAAGCCCATGGACACGGACCTCGTGTACATCGAGAGGTCGCCCAACTACTGCGAGGAGGACGCGGCCACGGGCAGCGTGGGCACCCAGGGCCGCCTGTGCAACCGCACCTCGCCGCACACGGACGGCTGCGACCTCATGTGCTGTGGGCGGGGCTACAACACGCACCAGTATACCAAAGTGTGGCAGTGCAACTGCAAGTTCCAGTGGTGCTGCTTCGTCAAGTGCAACACGTGCAGCGAGCGGACGGAGGTGTTCACCTGCAAGTAGAGGACCGGAGAAAAAGGACCTCTGACGGACACTCTTCACGGCATCGTTTTGCACACCAGAATCTTTAAATCGCTTTCCACAGAGTCAAATGCAAAGTACCAGTCGGCGACTTCATGCGAGGATGTACGCACGGGACCGCCAGAGCCTCACGCGTGGCAAAGTTGCGCCCTAGTGGACAAGGGGGGCGCATGTTGGGACACATTTTTCTAAGCAAGGTGCGTTGAggtgtaccaaaaaaaaaatatatatatataaatatatatatgagcGGAGAACTCTGTGGAAGCCTCTGCTGCCAACTGGAATATGGTGGAGTTAAGGTCGGTCTTCCAGTCACACTGGAACTGTCTGTTCTGaacactgaaaaataaattgtttatttatgtaatagtatcttaaaaaaacaaaaacaaagcactaACGGGTAGagatgtcttttttgtttactaAGTGTAAAGAAAGTACTTTAGGAGCTCTGACTGAAGCTGTATGTCTTTTAAGAAAACACCCCCATCCGACGACCCTTAATCACCTCATCTTGTCTTGTTCAAAAGAGCATCGTTAAAATGTGTCTGGCATTCCCAACGCTTTGGCTCTATTTAAGTGTCGCGTCGTTTGTGTTTTCACGCTCCGTTGCCGGCGCGCACCGACCTCTCGTCGGATGCTCGGAGCGGCGGGAATGTTCCTGGAAACTGGATGATGTTGTCGAGTGCTGCACTGATACTTTCTCTTCAGTCGTGCTAAATAAAAGTCCCCGGTTGGAAAGTACTCGCAAAGGCGCTGACCTTTTTTCGCGCACTCACTTGACACTTCATGACATGAGTGACATTATTTAAAGTGGCGCAAAACACTTCAACAATTCACATGTTGACCAAGGCCCACCTTCCAGGTTCTATTGGATCTGGTTTCTTATAAGCCTTTGGGAGtttaattaatattattcTCATCAaagttcaaaacacaaacaatcgAGAGGTTGCAATCAAACCGCtaatcaattcatttttgaCGTCAGTGTGCAAAGCTACTGTGAAGATAAACACAGTCGGATCATAGATGgattaatgaattaattaagTAGAAAAATCTGGGttgggaataaaaataaatgaataaataaataaataaataaataaataaatacacacgtTAGGTCTATGCCAAAATGcatacttttttgttttgaataataaaaaacttACACAAGACATGTAGAAATATAGTACATGTTTTTCAGGACTTTAAAGTACATCATAAATACAGCCtcattatggaaaaaaaaatcatcatggGTGGCACCAAAACGATGGCAATACCAGCTTCTCATTTTaatcatcaatattttattttactccaaAGTATTTCATTCACAAATCCATGTATTTGtgcaaacagcaaaacaacacaagccAACACGTCCTTGAGCCCAAAGTCGGGAATccgcatttttcattttacggCTGAAAGCATGTTCCTACAAGAATGTTCCTGCTCTGTGTGGAGTGGCCCCGCACATACCCAAGCCTATTATTTCCATAAattctcccccccccttgaGGAAAAGCACACACTAAAAAATCTGGTcatcagcgtgtgtgtgtacgcgtgtgtgtgtacgcgtgTGTGCGTTGAGCCAAACGTCATGTCAACGTCTGTTATTCAGCATTCCAATAAGGCTTAATACAGCAGCTGGCAGCTTTGTTGGGCGGtataaatcattaaaaatgaatgataaataaatcaagccGTGTGCTGACTTGGACAAGCTGGTAATGCGCTGCGGTCGTGTGTCTTCATTGTGGCGTGCATGCAACACAAGTCCATGACCTCTCTCGACATGGAGAGGAGCTTCCTCCGCACATTCGACGTGGGAGGAGCGggcaaattttgtttcatgacCATCTGGGTGATCACCACTACCCCCTGCACTAAAAATGTCCTCAAGTATTTGATTATTCATCAAGTTGGatctatttgttgttgttgttgttcaccCACGCTAATTGGGGACGTGTGTTGTGGCCGGTTTGAGACAGCCCAGCTCTTCATTGCTTCATTCCGCATggtttgctttgatggctgcCAGTGTGGAAGATGATATGAGCAGTGAGAACATTTAGTTGGATTCTCCacataaaatgttgaaaacagacacaaattttattttattgagggaaaaacATATGGTAAAATATTGTCGAAGTCGTACAATCTGCAGTTCTTAATCCGTACGTAAATTACCTTTTATGGTCGGCGCGTTTCCTCTTCAACtaactcaactttatttatagtgCGCATTAGAAACAACCATAGCTGAATAAAAAGTGCCACCCAAGCTTCAATTTCCTTCAaaagtggcctagtggtagagtgtccgccctgagactggaaggttgtgggttcaaaccccggccgggtcataccaaagactataaaaatgggacccattgcctccctgcttggcactcagcattaacggttggaattggggggttagatcaccaactgattcccgagcgcggcaccgctgctgctcccctctcccccaggggatggattaaaatcacacggggatgggttaaatgcagaggacaaatttcaccacacccaggtgtgtgtgtgacgatcattgggactttaatctttaatctttttatagGAGAAAGTTGAAAACAGCAGGGGACCCAAAGttgaaccctgtggaacaccataCGACAGTAAGGCGGAGTGAACAGGTGCCTTGTCCAAGAGAATTTCAGTTGGTTCACAGTGCATtttgtcaaatcaaaatacaacaagGATGGAAATAAATCATTACTTTCTTTGAGAACCCGATTATACATCCTGGTGCGTAGACGCAGGGAATGATCCATAGATGATATTTGGAGAGCGCCCGATTCCACTTGTTCCATTGGAGAGTGCCGAAGAGtgtcatgcaaatgagctttGAAAGCGAAGAAGAAAGCAGCTCAGTGtcccttttcttttcagaCACACAGGACCCCAAAAAGTTCTTGAATTGGACGGGATGGCTCGACGGAAACAAGGATGTGCATGTGTATACCGGAAAAGTGTGAAAAGGCTCGTTATGGAGCAGGAGAAGGAGCTAATTGAGAGGAGTTGGCAGAGAGAGCGGATTCAGCTGCAGAATTAACCGTGTGCGAtgcatgctaatgctaaagttCTGTTCAAAACTACTATAAAGAATCACTCAGGAAGTCACGACCTCCACCAAGGCAGTCGGAAATGAATTCTTCCATTGCAGCAAGGTGAAAAAACAGATTAGCAAGATACGTTTTTATGTAATTATAGTtagaaatataataaaaatcaagtaaaaataaaataaaaagaaaattaaatctattcaataaaaattaaaatgaaatataacatAAAACCAGAAATATGGGAACACAGAAATTCAGAACAATAATCATCTTGATTGGctaggtatgtaaacaaaatatgtCAATTTATGTCATGCAGTTATTACGGCAAAgccaataaaatataaaacacacaacaggAGAGTTTTTTTATAAGCGGCTGAATTTCAATCGCCTTCGTCTCCTTATTTGCATGATCTTGTTGAATTTTCCACAAAATGCTTGTGGAACAGCCCGTTGCCTCGCCACTTCAGCCGTCAGCTGCATGTGAACGGTATTGTGGGCAGCCAGTAGAGCAGAAGTAAGACGGGTTTTGTTAGCTTGTCTGAAGCCCTCGGGAGCGGAACTACATAAGACCCGCCACACTGTGCCATGGatggtgtaaaaaaagaaaaacaaatctattTGTTTCTTGACATTTTGGGACTTCCATTACATGGAAGATAATCTTGCCAGCAAGAGAGGCAGTGCGCCATCTCTTGACGACATCATTAACGCTAACTGAATCCCACCAACCGTTCATATTCGAAGTATCGAATGTTTTCCGAATGAAGCCTCCAACCGCTGCTTAGGCGTCAATTGTTTGCATGTCAAGCTCATTTACGCCGATGTGGCGTATCGGGAGTGAGTCCAGTTGGAAGGACGCGGTGACGTGACTGTCGACACGAGGCCAAGCGGCGACTTTATGCAAAGTATGCAAATCCATCACACGATCCCTCGTGTCACAGTTCACCGAACAGTCACGTCACAACATGGCAGTCAAGTCGAACCAACGACAGCCGCAAAATCCTTGAAGTCATCGCATGCCGAAAACAGGCGTAAGACAATAACCGTCGGGTCCGCTCGCTCGTAAGGGATCAGGCAGTAAATCCAACTGGGATACTTCACTGCGCAGTTAAATGGTTCATATAGTCGCTGACGTACAAGCCAGCCACATTTCATTCACGCGGTACAGCTCGGTTCAACTCGATTTTGGTTTGGAAGGCGAAATCGACATCTGGATCGTGGCAGAGATTACCATCTGCGGATCGATCGTACAGGCAGTGTGGGACGATTGACATCAACTTATCATCGGTCATTACGTCACTTGACTGGTCGACAAAAAGGTTTTCACACCCATTACGGAATTgttctctcacacacactactggcaatctttatttttctcactcaGTCTGCTATAATGTTCTTACACACTGACCGTACTTAATCAGAACCTTGGTGTAGTCACGGTCACTTAAATAGCAAATATTGTCTTTCataagacattttatttttactttgaaaacGATCCACGGGAAAGGGATGGAAATCAAACAAGTCCGAGGTCTCGCGAGCTGACTCCTGAGATTAGCCAGATCCCAAGTGAGAAAGTCTTCCAGAAGCCGCTCTTCAATTACAGCCCTGTCTGTGTCCTCAGGTCCAGGAAACTCCTTTTTAATAGTCTGCTGGATGATTGATGATTCTGGGTCAAACCTTTTAAGTGCTATTCCAGGATGTGGAGGTGATAGGAAATCATAAAGTCACCACTGGCCTCAAAACACCACGTGGACAAACGAGATTTAGGAGCGCTTTGTCCTAATTGTCAAAAGAAGGTGGTGCGACACGCAGCCTGGTGCAATTAAGACGATGAACTGCGTTTTGCGTGTTCCCTTCACGTTGTTTTGACTGCTCTATGGTTTGCAGAGTTCTCATCATCTGTTTGGTATTAGTGGTGAGGAACACATGGCCACTCAAAGGCAGCCAGGGCCCCGTGTGACATCATAGACCACAAGGCCGAGCGGGGGCATCGTCGAGAACGCCCCTCGAGGGTCGAGTACTCGGAAGGCTACCTGACGAAACATCTGCAACCGTACGGCATAAATAATGTGCTTCTGACGATGACACCTACTGTATGTCACTCATAATACCCTGACTAAAAAATTGGTTGTTCTAATTCCTACTCTTCCCCACTGTCCGATGGTGTTCCCCAGGGATCAATTTCAGGGCTCCTGCTGTTTTCCCCTTCTGAAACCGCCCTACATTATCTTCTATTCTTTATCTGTTGTGAATAAGTGCTTTTCAGAAGCTATAGGTATTTATATTTGGAAGCAGACAAGCCTGGGGGAGTTGGCGTGCACACCTGTTTATGTTGGCCTGGCCCACTAAGTGGTGCTTGTAAAATATGAGTGAGGTTAATTTTTACGCAGGAGACGCCCTCAGGCCTCAAATCCCCAGCGAGGTCAGCATCAGCAGTCTGAAGACGACGGGACGGGTCTGACACCAGGAACTGACATATTTCCACCTAAAATGTCTACCCCCCCGtgcacgagtgtgtgtgtgtaggtgagAGACAGGAAGTGAGGTTTCGTCGTTGCGCAGAGCCCACACATGAGCTCCTCAGGCTTCTCCTTGAGGTTATTTTTCGccctgtgttttgtttgcaagAAACGAGAAAGGTTCTAAAAGGAGACTGCACCACCAGGAAACCAACAAGATGCTTAAACGTTCTTTTCTTGCTACCGTTACCCCTCACCCTCATATTTGAGGCCAGGCTTAGGGTTAACATTTAAAGACTCCCGGATCCCCGTCGACCGCATCGCCTAGAGACGTGTCCTCGCCGTCAACCCTCCCCCATCGCCCTCAACCTCAATCACTCGGAAAGGATGTTGGATGTTAGAGGGTCACACTGACACTCCGGAGAAGTTCAGAGATCCTTTTGATCAATGTACTTAACCCCTCTTTCCGTATATCAGACCCCCCACGCCGCCCACCCGGCCGTCCCCGCTACCCTCCGTGGGTAGATTGAGTTACACAGTGCAAAGAAGCAAGCCGGCTGATGTCCCTTTGGAAACACATGTCTTTGCTTAAGGCCAACATGTTCGTCCTTCCGGGCTTGACTGTTTCTCTGAACGCCCCGCCACAGTTAGGAAGGCCTTCAGTCATACAGGTTTGGAGTTGGTACTCCATATTGGAAACAGTGACAGTTTCTGGCAGGTGCTATGGacacacccaaacacacatAAATGAATCTGCCATATAGTAAAGTCCCGACCCAGAACGAAACAGAGCCTAACCCTGCCTTGAAACACAAAGTGAATCATTTCCTTACTTTCATCTGGATTGTCACCAGCATGAAATAAGTTCTTCCTTACTCGTACCCCTCTTGAAGGTTCGATAGAAGCCAACACGTGGCAAAACAAAACCTAGTCGAAAGACTTTTATGATAAATGGCTTCTCGTCGGGTTTCCTTGAACCATTACAGCTCGCGGCTTGTCGGCACGTACAATTTGTGTCCAATCTGCGAGATTTATACCTTAGCCACACCCTTGTAAAAAACCAACAGCACTCGAGATGAGAGAAGTTGCCATGGCGATAGACATTCATCAGTCCGAGCCTGCCTCCAGCTGCTAATTTATTCTTCAGGGAGACCCAAAGATCTGTTTGGGATCTTCGAGTAGTATATTTCGGGAAGGCGGAAAGAAGGGATGTGACCCAACAATGGAATTAGTGTGAGTCATAAATTAGTTTGTTTAGCTGCAGAGTCGCTTAGTCAATGTTTCAAAGCCGAAAACCCAGAAAGATGAATGTGAAATCATCCCAGACGTCGTCTAGGGGGTGGACTCCTGATGCACACCCAGGAAGTCCGACTCACCCGCGCCGCCACGGACCTCGACGACCACAGATGCATCCGGCGGTCAGACTTTGGGGTGGAGGGAGTGTTCTGGTCCATTACGCCCCCGCCGACCGCCACCATCTGACAGCTGCTCCGACTGCAGTCGGAAAAAGTCCGCCAAAGGGCCGTGAGGACGACGGTGGCGACGTGACGCGGGCGGCGCGTGGCCCCGTCAGTTTTACGCCCGGAGGTCCGAAGGGGCCGAGCGATGAGAGATTGAAATGCAAGTTGCGAGCCAGCCAACTGTCAAAGAGTTAAAAATGGAGCCGACAGACCTAATAGCGCTTAGCAGCGATGCCTTCATGTATGTATTTGgggatttcattttattacgaTTGGGCTCA is part of the Syngnathus acus chromosome 6, fSynAcu1.2, whole genome shotgun sequence genome and encodes:
- the wnt7bb gene encoding protein Wnt-7b isoform X2; its protein translation is MHKPLRTWTLYPVFLCLGIIYLRLGALSSVVALGANIICNKIPGLAPRQRAICQSRPDAIIVVGEGAQMGINECQYQFRYGRWNCSALGERTVFGQELRVGSREAAFTYAITAAGVAHAITAACSQGNLSQCGCDREKQGYYNQEEGWKWGGCSADIKYGIEFSRRFVDAREIKKTPRRLMNLHNNEAGRKVLEERMKLECKCHGVSGSCTTKTCWTTLPKFREIGYVLKDKYNEAVHVEVMRANRLRQPSHLKVKQTQGYRKPMDTDLVYIERSPNYCEEDAATGSVGTQGRLCNRTSPHTDGCDLMCCGRGYNTHQYTKVWQCNCKFQWCCFVKCNTCSERTEVFTCK
- the wnt7bb gene encoding protein Wnt-7b isoform X1 is translated as MILFSSRSVLLSVYYPQIFLILTSGSYLALSSVVALGANIICNKIPGLAPRQRAICQSRPDAIIVVGEGAQMGINECQYQFRYGRWNCSALGERTVFGQELRVGSREAAFTYAITAAGVAHAITAACSQGNLSQCGCDREKQGYYNQEEGWKWGGCSADIKYGIEFSRRFVDAREIKKTPRRLMNLHNNEAGRKVLEERMKLECKCHGVSGSCTTKTCWTTLPKFREIGYVLKDKYNEAVHVEVMRANRLRQPSHLKVKQTQGYRKPMDTDLVYIERSPNYCEEDAATGSVGTQGRLCNRTSPHTDGCDLMCCGRGYNTHQYTKVWQCNCKFQWCCFVKCNTCSERTEVFTCK